Proteins encoded by one window of Halomonas sp. SH5A2:
- a CDS encoding DUF3087 family protein — MVFTLEPYDSTTYRRKARMITFIMVGQLLIFGLLFAMLLTATFGQSLWLNVLGGILGLLATSAMFAALRDRPWMQEVGYVWQLKQHLSRINGHLPALRQAMQEDNRTALDVLAFYHQGLAQLAEFNGRTPSDDGERQRVIERREALALPVQVEQFDTQDLHAFKRG; from the coding sequence ATGGTGTTTACCCTAGAGCCTTATGATTCCACTACCTACCGCCGCAAGGCGCGTATGATCACCTTCATCATGGTCGGGCAACTGCTGATTTTTGGCCTGCTGTTTGCCATGCTGCTGACCGCTACCTTTGGTCAGAGCCTTTGGCTGAATGTGTTAGGCGGTATCCTGGGGTTGCTGGCCACCAGCGCCATGTTTGCGGCGCTGCGCGACCGGCCGTGGATGCAGGAAGTGGGCTATGTATGGCAGCTAAAGCAGCATCTATCGCGGATCAACGGCCATCTGCCGGCACTACGCCAGGCGATGCAGGAAGATAATCGCACGGCGCTGGATGTTTTGGCGTTTTATCATCAGGGGCTGGCGCAACTGGCCGAGTTCAATGGCCGTACCCCCAGCGACGATGGCGAACGCCAACGAGTCATTGAGCGGCGCGAGGCGCTTGCTTTACCTGTCCAGGTCGAGCAGTTTGATACCCAAGATTTGCATGCATTTAAGCGTGGCTAA
- a CDS encoding MliC family protein — protein MMTPSRFFVLGCAFVAISGCAGMESPSRSEAVKDGATLDTKAPLFPSALFSGQAEQFDAWHCSPANQHLITAVDGEVLRLWSLHGAWRLPQAVVASGARYQDGEISFWNRGEQALVETPRGQLKCELAARRDASTRKNHPGVMFRGQGNEPGWTVELAHDAPELTLSTDYGENVETLPYMVSVMDNEAGRVVLENADADDFFRVRIEAGACFDDMSGYPFPARVTLTIDGEQYSGCGQGIAPSA, from the coding sequence ATGATGACACCGTCAAGGTTTTTTGTATTAGGTTGTGCTTTTGTAGCGATCAGCGGTTGCGCCGGGATGGAGTCGCCTTCTCGTTCAGAGGCTGTGAAAGACGGTGCTACGCTTGATACTAAAGCGCCTTTATTTCCCTCGGCCCTGTTTTCCGGTCAGGCCGAGCAGTTCGACGCATGGCATTGTAGCCCGGCGAACCAGCACTTAATCACGGCCGTCGATGGTGAAGTGCTGCGACTATGGTCGTTGCACGGTGCCTGGCGCTTGCCGCAAGCAGTTGTCGCCAGTGGTGCCCGCTACCAGGATGGCGAGATCAGCTTCTGGAACCGCGGTGAACAGGCGCTGGTCGAAACACCGCGTGGTCAACTCAAGTGCGAGCTGGCCGCCCGGCGTGATGCTTCCACCCGTAAGAATCATCCCGGTGTCATGTTCCGTGGCCAGGGCAATGAGCCGGGTTGGACGGTTGAACTTGCCCATGACGCCCCCGAGCTTACGCTATCGACCGACTACGGCGAAAACGTCGAAACGCTGCCTTACATGGTCAGCGTAATGGATAACGAAGCAGGCCGTGTGGTGCTTGAGAACGCCGATGCCGATGACTTTTTCCGGGTACGTATCGAAGCTGGCGCCTGCTTCGACGACATGAGCGGTTACCCCTTCCCGGCGCGGGTCACGCTCACCATCGACGGCGAGCAGTACAGTGGTTGCGGTCAGGGGATAGCGCCGTCAGCCTAA
- a CDS encoding metal-dependent hydrolase has translation MDSVTQAALGAAVGGAVLGHRLGRKAVILGALVGTLPDLDVVIDYGDAVVNVTEHRGFSHSLFVLTGVAGLLALLSARFAPARDISTARWSTFFGLILITHPLLDALTTYGTQLLWPLESPPIAWPIVFIIDPFYSLPLLACLVIAFLTRRVRRWCAWGLGISCVYLLLAFSAKLTVEHRLSPVLAEQGLEDAPILVQPTPFNILLWRATVVDGDRYHESLVSVFDHDAPPRLEPLRRGAALESAALDSQAGQRLAWFAGPFLRYEMRPIDGELTLLATDLRLGFPGYHPFSFTLATRQDNAWQPVTTSVEIGSERGVELTTLSRLAARAVGDRNALCATAFVMAKWQPEPLALPCAPSTNH, from the coding sequence GTGGATTCAGTCACACAGGCCGCGTTGGGGGCTGCCGTTGGGGGCGCCGTTTTAGGGCATCGGCTAGGCCGTAAAGCGGTCATCCTCGGCGCATTGGTAGGCACCCTGCCCGACCTCGACGTGGTGATCGACTACGGCGATGCGGTGGTCAACGTCACCGAACACCGTGGCTTTAGCCATTCGCTGTTTGTGCTCACGGGCGTTGCCGGTTTGCTGGCGTTACTCAGTGCCCGATTTGCGCCTGCCAGGGATATATCAACTGCTCGATGGAGCACTTTCTTTGGCCTGATCCTGATCACCCACCCGCTTCTGGATGCCTTGACCACCTACGGGACTCAGCTTTTATGGCCGCTTGAGTCCCCACCGATAGCCTGGCCGATTGTTTTCATTATCGACCCCTTTTACTCGCTGCCTTTGCTGGCCTGCTTGGTCATCGCCTTTCTCACCCGTCGAGTCAGGCGCTGGTGCGCCTGGGGCCTGGGAATATCCTGCGTTTACCTGTTACTGGCCTTCAGCGCAAAGCTGACCGTTGAGCACCGGCTTTCCCCTGTACTCGCCGAGCAGGGGCTTGAGGACGCCCCGATCCTGGTCCAGCCGACACCGTTCAATATTCTGCTGTGGCGCGCCACCGTGGTTGACGGTGACCGCTACCATGAAAGCCTGGTGAGCGTTTTTGATCACGACGCGCCCCCAAGGCTTGAACCCTTACGGCGCGGGGCGGCACTGGAAAGCGCCGCGCTTGATAGTCAGGCAGGGCAGCGTTTGGCGTGGTTTGCGGGGCCATTTTTACGCTACGAGATGCGCCCAATCGATGGTGAGCTTACTCTGCTGGCCACCGATCTTCGGCTGGGCTTTCCGGGCTATCATCCGTTCAGCTTTACCCTCGCCACGCGCCAGGACAATGCCTGGCAGCCGGTCACCACCAGCGTGGAAATTGGCAGCGAGCGAGGCGTAGAGCTCACAACGCTATCGCGCTTGGCGGCACGTGCAGTGGGCGACCGCAACGCGCTTTGCGCCACTGCCTTTGTCATGGCCAAATGGCAGCCCGAGCCCCTTGCGCTGCCTTGCGCGCCATCCACCAACCATTAG
- the gloA gene encoding lactoylglutathione lyase — MQYLHTMVRVSDLDASLHFYCELLGLKEVRRKENDKGRFTLVFLAAPFDEARSARLTAPELELTYNWDPEEYTVGRNFGHLAYRVDDIYALCQKLQDNGVTINRPPRDGHMAFVKSPDGISVELLQKGDALAPQEPWASMENTGSW, encoded by the coding sequence ATGCAATACCTGCACACAATGGTACGCGTCAGTGATCTTGATGCATCGCTGCACTTCTACTGTGAGCTGCTGGGACTCAAGGAAGTCCGTCGTAAAGAAAACGATAAAGGCCGTTTCACCCTGGTGTTTCTCGCCGCACCGTTTGATGAAGCGCGCTCCGCGCGTCTCACCGCCCCCGAACTCGAGTTAACCTATAACTGGGATCCCGAAGAATATACCGTCGGGCGAAACTTCGGCCACCTGGCCTACCGTGTAGACGATATCTATGCGCTTTGTCAGAAGCTTCAGGATAACGGGGTGACCATCAACCGCCCACCCCGTGATGGCCATATGGCGTTCGTCAAGTCGCCGGATGGCATCTCGGTTGAACTGTTGCAAAAAGGCGACGCCCTGGCGCCGCAAGAGCCCTGGGCCTCCATGGAAAATACCGGCAGCTGGTAA
- a CDS encoding META domain-containing protein codes for MTIRNWRILPWLATATLLLSACSSAPGPGSTPAPEPGGDSLTGPVIEQRWNLLLVGTNERLSMPGTPFFEISRDGSVRGHDGCNRFTGEAKLGDNQRIEISELSTTRMACPKMGDAEKVTDMLETAYRYLIDHDRLVFFGPDSRVLGGWRESN; via the coding sequence ATGACCATCAGAAACTGGCGGATACTGCCATGGCTTGCCACGGCAACGCTATTGCTGAGCGCCTGTAGCAGCGCGCCCGGCCCAGGCTCCACGCCAGCCCCGGAACCAGGTGGAGACTCGCTCACTGGGCCGGTCATCGAACAGCGCTGGAATCTGTTGCTGGTCGGTACCAACGAGCGGCTGTCGATGCCTGGCACCCCGTTCTTTGAAATTAGCCGTGACGGTAGCGTGCGCGGCCACGATGGCTGCAATCGCTTTACCGGTGAAGCCAAACTGGGCGACAACCAGCGTATCGAGATCAGCGAGCTTTCAACCACCCGCATGGCGTGTCCGAAAATGGGCGATGCAGAGAAGGTGACCGATATGCTGGAGACTGCTTATCGTTACCTGATCGACCATGACCGGCTGGTGTTTTTCGGGCCGGATAGTCGGGTATTAGGCGGCTGGCGCGAATCGAACTGA